A window of the Butyricimonas faecalis genome harbors these coding sequences:
- a CDS encoding manganese efflux pump MntP: MGIITILLIAVGLAMDSLAVSISGGIVMRPFCMRQSLRLALTMGGFQGGMTLLGWLMGVSFSSYITTFDHWIAFILLGFLGGKMIYESFEEEETTISSFSTKTLLTLGVATSIDALAVGVSMAFLKTSIYFPAFIIGFVTFALSLIGVIGGYRFGKIKGINVELFGGIILIAIGVKILIEHLME, translated from the coding sequence ATGGGAATTATCACCATATTATTGATTGCAGTCGGATTAGCCATGGATAGTCTTGCCGTAAGTATCAGCGGTGGGATCGTCATGCGCCCTTTCTGTATGCGACAATCTTTACGTCTGGCCCTTACAATGGGTGGTTTTCAAGGGGGGATGACTTTACTCGGCTGGCTCATGGGAGTCAGTTTCAGTTCATACATTACCACCTTTGACCATTGGATTGCCTTCATCCTTCTCGGTTTTCTAGGCGGTAAGATGATCTACGAGTCTTTCGAGGAAGAAGAAACCACGATCTCATCTTTTTCCACCAAAACTCTTCTCACGTTAGGAGTAGCCACCAGTATAGATGCCCTTGCCGTGGGAGTCAGTATGGCCTTCCTCAAAACGAGCATTTATTTCCCCGCCTTCATCATCGGTTTCGTGACATTCGCCCTCTCCCTGATCGGTGTTATCGGTGGTTACCGTTTCGGAAAAATCAAAGGTATCAACGTCGAATTATTCGGTGGAATCATCCTCATCGCGATCGGAGTCAAAATACTCATCGAGCATTTGATGGAATAA
- a CDS encoding MmcQ/YjbR family DNA-binding protein, with protein sequence MDILELREYCLSFPHTTEEFPFDETTLVFKVFNKMFCCTDIMPFEWIAVKCDPSWALELREKYPEITPAFHFNKKYWNGIDMHGTLPDKFIGELIEHSFREVVKKFPQRFIKENFPEFSLTASNRINKD encoded by the coding sequence ATGGATATCTTGGAATTAAGAGAATATTGTCTATCTTTTCCGCACACGACAGAAGAATTTCCTTTTGACGAAACCACGTTAGTTTTCAAAGTTTTCAACAAAATGTTTTGTTGCACGGACATCATGCCATTCGAATGGATTGCTGTAAAATGTGATCCGAGCTGGGCCCTTGAGTTACGTGAAAAATATCCGGAAATAACCCCTGCATTTCACTTCAATAAAAAATACTGGAATGGAATTGATATGCACGGCACACTTCCCGACAAATTCATTGGAGAGCTTATCGAACATTCATTCCGGGAAGTCGTAAAGAAATTCCCACAACGTTTTATAAAAGAAAACTTTCCAGAATTCTCGCTAACTGCATCTAACCGAATAAACAAAGACTAA
- a CDS encoding catalase has protein sequence MERKQKLTTEAGTPVGDNQNIQTAGPHGPALLQNVWLIEKLAHFNRERIPERVVHAKGSGAFGTFTVTNDITRYTKASIFARVGKKTDVFMRFSTVAGERGAADTERDVRGFAMKFYTDEGNWDLVGNNTPVFFIRDPLKFPDFIHTQKRDPKTNLRSNTAMWDFWSLSPETLHQVMILMSDRGIPQDFRHMHGFGSHTFSFYNEYNERCWVKFHLRCMQGIANFTNEEAEKIVAKDREHSQRDLFESIEKGDFPKWKMCVQIMPEKDAETYRFNPFDLTKVWSHKDYPLIEVGVIELNRNPENYFADVEQSAFNPANVVPGISFSPDKMLQGRLFAYGDAHRYRLGINADSIPVNAPRCPMHNYHRDGAMRVDANGGGAVNYEPNSFGGPVDNHAYNQPPFEIQGMASHYQQDKDYYTQPGDLYRLVPEDEKMRIHTNVAAAMEGVPMDIKVRVAARFYQADERCGKGIAEAAGLNMKDVLAEVKRQQQED, from the coding sequence ATGGAAAGAAAACAAAAACTAACCACCGAAGCCGGGACTCCGGTTGGTGATAATCAAAACATTCAGACTGCAGGGCCTCATGGACCAGCTCTCTTACAGAACGTTTGGCTAATCGAAAAATTGGCTCATTTTAACCGGGAGCGAATTCCAGAACGTGTCGTACATGCCAAGGGGAGCGGAGCATTTGGTACGTTCACGGTGACAAATGACATTACCCGTTACACCAAAGCGAGTATTTTTGCACGGGTTGGCAAGAAAACCGACGTGTTCATGCGTTTCTCCACGGTAGCGGGAGAGCGGGGTGCAGCCGATACGGAACGGGATGTTCGGGGATTTGCCATGAAATTCTATACCGACGAGGGAAACTGGGATCTGGTCGGGAATAACACGCCTGTTTTCTTTATCCGGGATCCGTTGAAGTTTCCCGATTTTATTCACACGCAAAAGCGGGATCCGAAGACAAACCTGAGAAGTAACACGGCGATGTGGGACTTCTGGAGTTTGTCACCAGAAACTTTGCACCAGGTCATGATCTTGATGAGTGACCGGGGGATTCCTCAGGATTTTCGCCACATGCACGGTTTCGGAAGTCATACGTTCAGTTTTTATAACGAATATAACGAACGTTGTTGGGTGAAATTCCATTTGCGTTGTATGCAAGGAATCGCCAATTTCACGAACGAAGAGGCGGAAAAGATCGTGGCGAAAGATCGTGAACATTCCCAGCGGGATTTGTTTGAGAGTATTGAGAAGGGAGATTTTCCCAAATGGAAAATGTGCGTGCAGATCATGCCGGAGAAGGATGCGGAAACCTATCGTTTCAATCCTTTCGACTTGACAAAGGTTTGGAGTCATAAGGATTACCCGTTGATTGAGGTGGGTGTGATCGAATTGAACCGAAATCCGGAGAATTATTTTGCCGACGTGGAACAGTCTGCTTTCAACCCGGCCAACGTGGTCCCGGGAATCAGTTTTTCACCGGACAAGATGTTGCAGGGACGTCTGTTCGCTTACGGTGATGCACATCGTTACCGTTTGGGGATTAATGCGGATTCCATTCCTGTAAACGCACCTCGCTGTCCAATGCACAATTATCACCGGGACGGTGCCATGCGAGTGGATGCTAACGGTGGCGGTGCCGTGAATTACGAGCCGAACAGTTTTGGTGGCCCGGTAGATAATCACGCTTATAATCAACCGCCTTTTGAAATTCAAGGAATGGCTAGTCATTATCAACAAGATAAAGATTATTACACGCAACCGGGTGATTTGTATCGTTTGGTTCCGGAAGATGAAAAAATGCGGATCCATACGAATGTTGCTGCGGCGATGGAGGGCGTTCCCATGGATATAAAAGTGAGGGTTGCTGCTCGTTTCTATCAGGCAGATGAACGTTGTGGTAAGGGAATTGCCGAGGCGGCAGGTTTGAATATGAAAGATGTGCTTGCTGAGGTGAAACGTCAGCAGCAAGAAGATTAA
- a CDS encoding diguanylate cyclase yields MDYMKELNVAITVCDKEGKILQMNDKSQKTNHGDLVGQNVLDCHPEPARTKLVQLMTEHATNAYTIEKNGVKKLIYQTPWYENGEFMGLVEFSLEIPFEMPHYIRKPKTE; encoded by the coding sequence ATGGATTACATGAAAGAATTGAACGTGGCCATCACGGTGTGCGATAAAGAGGGAAAGATCCTTCAAATGAACGATAAGTCACAGAAAACAAATCACGGTGATCTCGTTGGTCAGAATGTGTTAGATTGTCATCCGGAACCAGCCCGCACTAAATTGGTGCAGTTGATGACAGAACATGCTACGAATGCTTACACGATCGAGAAAAACGGCGTGAAAAAATTGATTTACCAAACCCCATGGTACGAGAATGGCGAATTTATGGGATTGGTGGAATTTTCTTTGGAGATTCCTTTTGAGATGCCGCATTACATCCGCAAACCGAAAACGGAGTAA
- a CDS encoding GNAT family N-acetyltransferase has protein sequence MIRKIKVTDYPRLMEIWESAVSSTHDFLKEEDFLYYKEQLPIYFQHVTLFGFEQEGILIGFMGIAEGNLEMLFIDNNYRGTGIGKKLITYAIDNLQVTKVDVNEQNIQAVGFYKHIGFNIYKRSNLDGEGKEYPILHMQL, from the coding sequence ATGATTAGAAAAATAAAAGTTACGGATTATCCTCGTTTAATGGAAATTTGGGAAAGTGCAGTATCGAGTACACATGATTTTCTTAAAGAGGAAGACTTTTTATATTACAAAGAACAACTTCCTATATATTTCCAGCATGTCACTCTATTCGGATTTGAACAAGAGGGAATCTTAATCGGATTTATGGGGATTGCAGAAGGGAACCTTGAAATGCTATTTATTGACAATAATTATCGAGGTACAGGAATAGGGAAAAAATTAATTACTTATGCCATAGATAATTTACAAGTAACGAAAGTCGATGTGAATGAGCAAAATATTCAAGCTGTCGGTTTTTATAAACATATAGGCTTTAACATATACAAAAGGTCAAACCTGGACGGTGAAGGGAAAGAATATCCTATTTTACACATGCAGCTGTAG
- a CDS encoding aldehyde dehydrogenase — protein MVESENRKEKYTIPLREFFDKGTTRDVACRIERLKALRRAIIGQMKEINAALWSDLRKSEGEAYLTEIGMVLGEINYHVKHLRQWAKSRRQATPLAVWPSKSWIMYEPYGVVLIIAPWNYPFQLLLEPLIGAISAGNCVVLKPSPFAPATAEVIKKIVAAVFEPGYVSVFDGEGNVAELLLSERFDYIFFTGGSHFGQHVMEMAAKHLTPVTLELGGKSPCIVGRGANVEIAARRTAWGKFINAGQTCVAPDYVFVHENQRAEFVEAVRLTVKRFYGDRPCDSPDYPRIVHREGTERLANLIHASGQVVFGGEVNVEERYIAPTVLIDVEADSLIMREEIFGPILPVLTYREIDDVIRFVNKRDKPLALYYFGPKREAREVLSRTSSGGACVNDTIVHLANPRLPFGGVGMSGVGKYHGKASFELFSNLRSVVKSFTFFDNPFRYAPYKCLNLLKRFM, from the coding sequence ATGGTAGAATCGGAAAATAGAAAAGAGAAGTACACGATTCCTTTACGGGAGTTTTTTGACAAGGGAACGACAAGGGATGTTGCTTGCAGGATAGAACGTTTAAAAGCGTTGAGACGGGCTATTATCGGACAAATGAAAGAGATAAATGCGGCCTTGTGGAGTGATTTGAGAAAATCAGAGGGTGAGGCTTACCTGACGGAGATTGGTATGGTGCTGGGAGAGATTAACTATCATGTGAAACATTTGAGACAGTGGGCGAAGTCTCGACGACAGGCAACCCCACTGGCTGTTTGGCCCTCGAAAAGCTGGATCATGTACGAGCCGTATGGTGTTGTGTTGATTATTGCCCCTTGGAATTACCCGTTTCAATTATTGTTGGAACCTTTAATTGGTGCCATCTCTGCCGGAAATTGTGTCGTGTTGAAACCGTCTCCTTTTGCCCCGGCAACGGCAGAAGTTATAAAAAAGATTGTAGCAGCAGTTTTTGAACCTGGTTATGTTTCTGTGTTTGATGGAGAAGGGAATGTGGCAGAGCTATTGTTGAGTGAGCGTTTTGATTATATTTTTTTCACAGGAGGTTCCCATTTCGGACAACATGTTATGGAAATGGCGGCGAAACATTTAACCCCAGTAACTTTAGAGTTGGGAGGGAAAAGTCCTTGTATCGTGGGACGTGGTGCGAACGTGGAGATTGCGGCTCGTCGTACGGCTTGGGGAAAATTTATTAATGCCGGGCAGACATGTGTTGCCCCCGATTACGTGTTTGTGCATGAAAATCAAAGAGCAGAATTTGTTGAGGCTGTAAGATTGACCGTGAAACGATTTTATGGGGATCGCCCGTGTGATAGTCCCGATTATCCGCGGATTGTTCACCGGGAGGGAACAGAACGGTTAGCGAACTTAATACATGCTTCAGGACAAGTGGTTTTTGGAGGGGAAGTGAACGTGGAGGAAAGGTATATTGCACCTACGGTACTGATAGACGTGGAGGCTGATAGTCTGATCATGCGGGAAGAGATATTTGGTCCCATTCTGCCTGTGCTGACTTATAGGGAGATAGATGATGTGATTCGTTTTGTGAATAAACGGGATAAACCCTTGGCGCTGTATTATTTCGGACCTAAGCGAGAGGCTCGTGAAGTTTTAAGTCGGACTTCTTCAGGTGGGGCTTGTGTGAACGACACGATTGTGCATCTGGCAAATCCCCGTTTGCCTTTCGGAGGTGTGGGGATGAGTGGAGTTGGAAAGTATCACGGGAAAGCGAGTTTTGAACTTTTCAGTAATTTACGTTCCGTGGTAAAATCTTTCACATTTTTTGATAACCCTTTTCGTTATGCCCCGTATAAATGCTTAAATTTATTGAAAAGATTCATGTAA
- a CDS encoding TlpA family protein disulfide reductase, whose protein sequence is MKKLIILGLFICIVCVAEASKPYQVSGKLKVPSDTLLVISVNTSTGVASKLDTLALQDGTFAFNMPDTTVVYSVGLICKPLAGDVNGLIAAMFNPIRLIVVPGERAVVTGEAGNYQIMGSEFYQNLRSVENQLKSYQQESNRLSSRVAEMEGRGDHVDLINLVRDSLKMVQNEISETVITYIKNNPVKKVSAALISYVVDEKKRTAFDMLDSSIKGGVMATYALTLIKMAEKQMAQKKAAAKIQPGMPAPQFTLKDLHGKDVHLADFRGKYVVLDFWGSWCGWCIKGIPDMKVSYAKHKDKVEFIGIACNDTEKKWKAAVEEHGLPWVQLINDENVNVSLMYAVSGYPSKCIIDPEGNIVKMISGEDPKFYTFLDNLLK, encoded by the coding sequence ATGAAAAAATTAATCATATTAGGATTGTTTATTTGTATTGTGTGTGTTGCTGAAGCTAGTAAGCCTTATCAAGTTAGTGGAAAATTGAAAGTGCCGAGCGATACACTTCTAGTTATATCTGTGAATACAAGTACTGGTGTTGCTTCTAAACTGGATACGCTTGCATTACAGGATGGAACGTTTGCTTTTAATATGCCGGATACGACTGTAGTTTATTCTGTCGGTTTGATTTGTAAACCCTTGGCTGGTGATGTGAATGGCTTGATTGCTGCTATGTTCAACCCGATTCGTTTGATTGTTGTCCCCGGAGAGAGGGCCGTTGTAACAGGGGAGGCCGGAAATTATCAGATTATGGGGAGCGAATTTTATCAAAATTTGCGAAGTGTCGAAAATCAATTAAAGAGTTATCAACAGGAATCAAATAGATTAAGTTCTCGAGTTGCAGAGATGGAGGGACGAGGGGATCATGTTGATCTTATCAACCTTGTGCGGGATTCTTTAAAAATGGTTCAGAATGAAATTTCAGAAACCGTGATCACATATATAAAGAATAATCCGGTGAAAAAAGTTTCTGCTGCTTTAATCAGTTATGTAGTAGATGAAAAGAAACGGACAGCTTTTGACATGTTGGACAGTAGTATAAAAGGTGGGGTGATGGCTACTTATGCTTTGACGCTTATCAAAATGGCTGAGAAACAAATGGCACAAAAGAAAGCTGCAGCTAAAATTCAACCAGGAATGCCTGCTCCACAATTCACCTTGAAAGATCTGCATGGAAAAGATGTTCATCTTGCTGATTTTCGGGGTAAATATGTTGTACTTGACTTCTGGGGTAGTTGGTGTGGATGGTGTATTAAAGGGATTCCCGATATGAAAGTTAGCTATGCAAAGCATAAGGATAAAGTGGAATTTATCGGAATTGCATGTAATGATACAGAAAAGAAATGGAAAGCAGCTGTTGAAGAGCATGGATTACCATGGGTGCAATTGATTAATGATGAAAACGTGAATGTATCTTTGATGTATGCCGTATCGGGGTATCCTTCTAAATGTATTATTGATCCGGAGGGGAATATTGTGAAGATGATTTCTGGTGAAGATCCTAAATTTTATACGTTTTTGGATAATTTGTTAAAGTAA
- a CDS encoding TlpA family protein disulfide reductase produces MKKFVIVSMIILSALSLFGQKHDKIYFSGSVKGFVNTPCVVCDFSMEGVEPDTLKVAANGTFSKEYMLSRAKEVFLKIGEGKQTKFYVAYFVPGKSLHVDFVAEGESVIPHYSGDTGKETAYLNLHRELITLSPMFSAQAWQVVPDFKACVRYVDEKLVPIKEALDKVDDKVFVEKEKKGLKNELASHYFSYADAKQKIGVDMEKDVDFMKYVKGIDFNDTLQERALMYYLNWYVGAHPNLYPKGMPVNAVKLRCLKTFVSNQDMRNKVARTLLTAHLFMQMLGANISETLPCVYREYLDVSTDAQTCEYARAQLKIIDNTAVGTDAADLKMVDINGKSFSLKDVVGKGKYTYIDFWATWCGPCCKEIPFIEKLVAKYKDHSVIRFVSISIDTDIAAWKKKLITDKPTWEQYLIPEANQKTCAEIYGITNIPRFMIFDKEGKMMDASAPRPSETKTDELLNGLK; encoded by the coding sequence ATGAAGAAATTTGTAATTGTTAGCATGATAATTTTGTCCGCTTTATCTCTTTTTGGACAAAAGCATGATAAAATTTATTTTAGTGGTAGCGTGAAAGGGTTTGTCAATACTCCTTGTGTGGTTTGTGATTTTTCAATGGAGGGAGTAGAGCCTGATACGTTGAAAGTGGCTGCAAATGGAACGTTTTCTAAAGAATATATGTTATCACGGGCCAAGGAGGTCTTTTTGAAGATAGGTGAAGGGAAGCAAACAAAGTTTTATGTGGCATATTTTGTCCCGGGAAAATCTTTACATGTTGATTTTGTTGCTGAGGGTGAAAGTGTTATTCCCCATTATAGCGGAGATACGGGAAAAGAAACGGCCTATCTTAATTTGCATCGGGAGCTAATCACGCTTTCCCCGATGTTTTCAGCACAAGCATGGCAAGTGGTGCCTGATTTTAAAGCTTGCGTCCGTTATGTTGATGAAAAGCTTGTTCCGATAAAGGAAGCGCTGGATAAAGTGGATGATAAGGTCTTTGTGGAAAAAGAAAAGAAAGGTTTGAAGAATGAACTTGCCAGTCATTATTTCAGTTATGCAGATGCTAAACAAAAGATAGGTGTGGACATGGAGAAGGATGTGGACTTCATGAAGTATGTAAAAGGGATTGATTTTAATGATACTTTACAAGAGAGAGCTTTAATGTATTATTTGAATTGGTATGTGGGGGCACACCCGAATTTATACCCAAAGGGAATGCCTGTAAATGCAGTGAAATTGCGTTGTTTGAAAACGTTCGTGTCAAATCAAGATATGCGAAATAAGGTTGCACGGACACTTCTTACGGCACATTTGTTCATGCAGATGTTGGGTGCTAATATTTCGGAAACACTTCCCTGTGTTTATCGAGAATATTTAGATGTTTCTACGGATGCGCAAACTTGTGAATATGCACGTGCTCAGTTAAAAATAATTGATAACACTGCCGTGGGTACAGATGCTGCAGATTTGAAAATGGTAGATATTAATGGAAAATCTTTTTCTTTAAAAGATGTCGTGGGGAAAGGTAAATATACTTATATCGATTTCTGGGCGACTTGGTGTGGACCTTGTTGTAAAGAAATTCCATTTATTGAAAAATTAGTAGCGAAATATAAAGATCATTCGGTTATTCGTTTTGTTAGTATTTCAATAGATACAGATATTGCTGCATGGAAAAAGAAATTGATTACGGATAAGCCAACTTGGGAGCAATATCTTATCCCGGAGGCGAACCAAAAAACTTGTGCAGAAATTTATGGTATTACAAATATTCCTCGTTTCATGATATTTGATAAAGAAGGAAAAATGATGGATGCTTCAGCTCCTCGTCCATCAGAAACTAAAACTGACGAGCTATTGAATGGGTTAAAATAA
- a CDS encoding TlpA disulfide reductase family protein has translation MEMMKIFSLFIVSLFGCMSLFAQEKGFVIKGRIPGMPDGVEVSLLAAEKDLLGGESSTLVETTVKNGYFELRGKLDAPLLCTLITNNQMLHLKDTSCQIKWTYTPLFVENVEIAIKADDYDSVTSETPFIVEGGEAQRDYAEYQRLKEERRRGESAEWEFILSHPRSVVSVMFANQMLLRGYNLTGEQVKTLEKSILSVPTDTARFALFQERIAHAKLTVIGAPLMNLEMNDLDGKLINLVDVVHEGKFMLVDFWASWCGMCIHAMPKVKALQDEFKDRLLVIAVSCDKNLKAWHKAMERINVPFPHYVLTKQGYNDFYVNKYQVRNGVPYYILIDPDGNVVKAPRGAEEVREILKQNK, from the coding sequence ATGGAAATGATGAAAATATTCTCTTTATTTATAGTTTCCCTTTTTGGGTGTATGTCCTTATTTGCACAAGAAAAAGGTTTTGTGATTAAGGGACGTATTCCCGGGATGCCGGATGGCGTGGAAGTATCGCTTTTGGCAGCAGAGAAAGATTTGTTGGGAGGTGAAAGTTCTACATTGGTTGAGACTACGGTGAAAAATGGTTATTTCGAATTACGTGGTAAACTTGACGCTCCTCTCTTGTGTACGTTAATAACGAATAATCAGATGCTGCATTTGAAAGATACTTCATGCCAGATAAAATGGACATATACTCCATTATTTGTAGAAAATGTAGAAATTGCGATAAAAGCTGATGATTATGATAGCGTTACTTCTGAAACCCCTTTCATTGTAGAGGGGGGAGAAGCACAGCGGGATTATGCCGAGTATCAGCGTTTGAAAGAAGAGCGACGAAGAGGCGAAAGTGCTGAATGGGAATTTATTCTATCACATCCTCGTTCTGTTGTTTCTGTTATGTTTGCTAATCAAATGCTATTAAGAGGGTATAACCTGACTGGAGAGCAAGTGAAAACATTGGAAAAGTCTATTCTTTCAGTACCTACAGATACTGCACGTTTTGCGCTTTTCCAAGAACGGATCGCACATGCTAAATTGACGGTTATCGGGGCTCCATTAATGAATTTAGAAATGAATGATCTTGACGGAAAATTAATAAATCTAGTGGATGTTGTCCATGAAGGTAAATTTATGTTGGTTGACTTTTGGGCAAGTTGGTGCGGAATGTGTATTCATGCTATGCCCAAAGTGAAAGCTTTACAGGATGAATTCAAGGATCGTTTGTTAGTGATCGCTGTTTCATGTGATAAAAATTTGAAGGCATGGCATAAAGCAATGGAAAGGATAAATGTTCCTTTCCCGCATTACGTGTTGACGAAACAAGGGTATAATGACTTTTACGTGAATAAATATCAAGTACGTAACGGGGTTCCCTATTATATATTGATTGACCCGGATGGGAACGTGGTAAAAGCACCAAGAGGGGCAGAAGAAGTACGTGAGATATTAAAACAGAATAAATAG
- a CDS encoding fibrobacter succinogenes major paralogous domain-containing protein — protein MNLYKIAVYMLLALLGLGCSDDDNFTLPAITPEASGTFTDERDGFEYHWVRIGGKDWMMENSHYKIDDQTKCRFYVDYAHSGEGNPEDKFSEKYGFLYTRQGALEAVPEGWRLPSDEDWKGLEQALGMSRAEADELDWRGDVSGALMKQTDEGAMLGFQMAGYYTPYMIMATPGYRFIGTYGFYWTSTRDDSKEGEYYYYRKLYYDSSQVYRQSMEAEAEMLSVRFVRDVK, from the coding sequence ATGAATTTATACAAGATTGCCGTATATATGCTACTAGCTCTATTGGGGCTTGGCTGTAGTGATGATGATAATTTTACATTGCCTGCTATTACACCGGAGGCATCCGGAACCTTTACAGACGAACGGGATGGTTTTGAATATCATTGGGTACGTATTGGTGGAAAGGATTGGATGATGGAAAATTCTCATTATAAAATAGATGATCAGACCAAGTGTCGTTTTTATGTAGATTATGCACATAGTGGAGAGGGGAATCCTGAAGATAAATTTTCTGAAAAATATGGGTTTCTTTATACTCGTCAAGGTGCTTTAGAAGCTGTGCCGGAAGGATGGCGTTTGCCTTCGGATGAAGATTGGAAAGGATTGGAACAAGCATTAGGAATGTCAAGAGCGGAAGCGGATGAGTTGGACTGGAGAGGTGATGTGAGCGGAGCATTGATGAAACAAACTGACGAAGGTGCCATGCTAGGTTTTCAAATGGCAGGTTATTATACTCCTTACATGATCATGGCAACTCCGGGATACCGATTTATTGGGACTTATGGTTTCTATTGGACCTCGACGAGAGATGATTCTAAAGAGGGAGAATATTATTATTATAGAAAATTGTATTATGATTCTTCGCAAGTTTATCGTCAAAGTATGGAAGCAGAGGCAGAAATGTTGAGTGTTCGTTTTGTACGTGATGTAAAATAA